A single window of Pectobacterium parmentieri DNA harbors:
- the dnaN gene encoding DNA polymerase III subunit beta, with protein MKFIVERERLLKPLQQVSSPLGGRPTLPILGNLLIQVTEGALSLTGTDLEMEMVAKVALTQPHEPGATTVPARKLFDICRGLPEGAEITIMLDGDRMLVRSGRSRFSLSTLPAADFPNLDDWQSEVEFSLPQATMKRLIEATQFSMAHQDVRYYLNGMLFETEGEELRTVATDGHRLAVCSMPVGQSLPSHSVIVPRKGVMELVRLLDGGDTPLQLQIGSNNIRAHVGDFIFTSKLVDGRFPDYRRVLPKNPDKTLEASCDLLKQAFSRAAILSNEKFRGVRLHLIQNQLKITANNPEQEEAEEILDVQYDGTEMEIGFNVSYVLDVLNALKCEGVRLLLTDSVSSVQIEDSASRAAAYVVMPMRL; from the coding sequence ATGAAATTTATTGTTGAACGCGAACGTCTGTTAAAGCCATTACAACAGGTCAGCAGCCCGCTGGGCGGTCGACCGACTTTACCGATTTTGGGCAACCTACTGATTCAGGTGACGGAAGGCGCATTGTCGCTGACCGGTACCGATCTGGAAATGGAGATGGTGGCGAAAGTAGCGCTGACGCAGCCGCATGAGCCGGGTGCCACGACCGTTCCTGCCCGTAAACTGTTTGATATTTGCCGGGGCCTGCCAGAAGGCGCAGAGATCACCATCATGCTGGATGGCGATCGTATGCTGGTGCGCTCTGGACGCAGCCGCTTCTCGCTGTCCACGTTACCTGCGGCAGATTTTCCGAATCTGGACGACTGGCAGAGCGAGGTTGAATTTTCTCTGCCACAGGCGACGATGAAGCGTTTGATCGAAGCGACGCAGTTTTCGATGGCGCATCAGGACGTGCGTTATTACCTCAACGGCATGCTGTTTGAAACCGAAGGCGAAGAGCTGCGCACGGTCGCGACTGATGGCCACCGTTTGGCGGTTTGTTCGATGCCGGTTGGGCAATCTTTGCCCTCACATTCGGTGATCGTGCCACGTAAAGGCGTGATGGAGCTGGTGCGCTTGTTGGATGGTGGTGATACGCCGCTGCAACTGCAAATTGGCAGCAACAATATTCGTGCGCATGTTGGTGACTTTATTTTCACGTCGAAGCTGGTCGATGGTCGCTTTCCTGATTATCGCCGCGTATTGCCGAAGAACCCAGATAAAACGCTGGAAGCTAGCTGCGACTTGCTCAAGCAGGCTTTCTCCCGGGCCGCGATTTTGTCGAATGAAAAATTCCGCGGTGTGCGTCTGCATCTGATTCAGAATCAGCTCAAAATTACTGCTAACAACCCAGAGCAGGAAGAAGCGGAAGAGATTCTGGATGTGCAGTATGACGGCACCGAGATGGAGATCGGCTTTAACGTTAGCTACGTACTGGATGTGCTGAACGC